The proteins below are encoded in one region of Mus caroli chromosome 10, CAROLI_EIJ_v1.1, whole genome shotgun sequence:
- the LOC110303768 gene encoding LOW QUALITY PROTEIN: olfactory receptor 8-like (The sequence of the model RefSeq protein was modified relative to this genomic sequence to represent the inferred CDS: inserted 2 bases in 1 codon), with translation MESGNSTRRIPSFFLLGFTENPHLQFLIFVLFLSMYLVTVLGNLLIIMVIITQSHLHTPMYFFLANLSFVDICFTSTTVPKMLVNIQTQRKAIAYADCISQMCVFLVFGELDNFLLAVMAYDRYVAICHPLYYTVIVNQQLCILMVLLSWVVSILHAFLQSSIVLQLTFCGDVKIPHFFCELNQLSQLTCSDSFSSHLIMHLVPVLLGAISLSSILYSYFKIVSSIRSISSVXKAFSTCVSHLSIVSLFYSTGLGVYVSSAVVQSSHSAARASVMYTVVTPMLNPFIYSLRNKDVKKALERLLEGKL, from the exons ATGGAATCAGGCAACAGCACAAGAAGAATTCcaagtttttttcttcttggatttaCAGAAAACCCACACCTTCAATTCCTCATTTTTGTACTGTTCCTTTCCATGTACCTGGTAACAGTGCTTGGGAACCTGCTCATCATCATGGTTATCATCACACAGTCTCatctgcacacacccatgtacttcttccttgcTAATCTGTCCTTTGTGGACATCTGTTTTACCTCCACCACTGTCCCAAAGATGCTGGTAAatatacagacccaaagaaaggCCATTGCATATGCAGACTGTATTAGCCAGATGTGTGTCTTCTTGGTTTTTGGAGAACTGGACAACTTTCTCCTGGctgtgatggcctatgaccgATATGTGGCTATCTGTCACCCATTGTATTACACAGTCATTGTTAACCAACAGCTCTGTATACTAATGGTTCTACTGTCCTGGGTTGTTAGCATCCTGCATGCCTTCTTACAGAGCTCAATTGTGCTACAGTTGACCTTTTGTGGAGATGTAAAAATTCCCCACTTCTTCTGTGAGCTTAACCAGCTGTCTCAACTCACATGTTCAGACAGCTTTTCAAGCCACCTCATAATGCATCTTGTACCTGTTCTATTAGGAGCCATTTCACTCAGTAGTATCCTTTACTCTTATTTCAAGATAGTGTCCTCCATACGTTCTATCTCCTCAGT CAAGGCATTTTCTACATGTGTCTCTCACCTTTCCATTGTCTCCTTATTTTATAGTACAGGCCTTGGAGTGTATGTCAGTTCTGCTGTGGTCCAAAGCTCTCACTCTGCTGCAAGAGCCTCTGTGATGTATACTGTGGTCACCCCGATGCTGAACCCCTTCATTTATAGTCTAAGGAATAAAGATGTGAAGAAAGCTCTGGAAAGGCTATTAGAAGGAAAACTGTAA
- the LOC110303688 gene encoding olfactory receptor 7C2 gives MERENQTGERNFLLLGFTEDSDLQSFFFGLLLSMYLVTITGNLLIIVAIISDPHLHMPMYLFLSNLSIADIGFTSTTIPKVLQNIHTQSKFISFSGCITQIFFFIVFGCLDNLLLSVMAYDRFVAICHPLHYVVIMNSCFCAMLALGSWIVSVMSSLPETLTVLRLSFCTNMEIPHFFCDLPEVLKLACSDTLVNNIVTYSITIVIAGFPFSGILLSYSKIFSSILRIPSAGGKYKAFSTCGSHLLVVLLFYSNGLGVYLSSAATSSSRMSLVASLMYSIVTPMLNPFIYSLRNKDMQKALGKLLRKIMLLGEGTIAGLP, from the coding sequence atggaaagagaaaaccaaacaggagaaagaaacttTCTCCTCCTGGGATTCACAGAAGACTCTGACCTGCAGTCCTTCTTCTTTGGGTTGCTTCTTTCTATGTACCTGGTCACCATCACAGGCAACTTGCTCATCATTGTGGCCATCATATCTGACCCCCACCTGCACATGCCCATGTACTTATTCCTCTCCAACCTGTCCATAGCTGACATCGGCTTCACCTCCACCACTATCCCCAAGGTTCTGCAGAATATCCACACACAAAGCAAATTCATCTCTTTCTCGGGCTGCATCAcacagatattttttttcattgtgtttggATGCCTGGACAATTTACTCCTATCagtgatggcctatgaccgctttGTGGCCATCTGCCATCCCTTGCACTATGTGGTCATCATGAATTCTTGCTTCTGTGCGATGCTGGCTCTTGGATCATGGATAGTCAGTGTCATGAGTTCCCTTCCTGAGACCTTGACTGTGTTAAGACTATCCTTCTGTACAAACATGGAAATTCCACACTTTTTCTGTGATCTTCCCGAAGTCCTGAAGCTTGCCTGTTCTGACACCCTTGTTAATAACATTGTGACATATTCTATAACTATAGTCATAGCTGGTTTCCCATTCTCTGGGATTCTATTGTCATATTCTAAGATTTTCTCCTCCATCCTAAGAATTCCTTCAGCTGGGGGCAAGTACAAAGCCTTTTCTACCTGTGGGTCTCATCTCTTGGTGGTCCTCTTATTCTATAGCAATGGTCTTGGGGTCTACCTTAGCTCTGCAGCCACATCATCTTCTAGAATGAGTCTAGTTGCCTCACTGATGTACAGCATAGTCACTCCCATGTTGAACCCCttcatctacagcctgaggaacaagGACATGCAGAAGGCCTTGGGAAAACTCCTGAGGAAAATCATGCTTCTTGGTGAAGGGACCATAGCAGGACTCCCATAA